A single region of the Triticum dicoccoides isolate Atlit2015 ecotype Zavitan chromosome 2B, WEW_v2.0, whole genome shotgun sequence genome encodes:
- the LOC119367958 gene encoding uncharacterized protein LOC119367958 encodes MRLLVGIVRLVALVLMLLVGSSVHQAVGVGAIRLHDRRTHGEQWAEERMQMRSYMTMDYTRVKRRTPKHN; translated from the exons ATGAGGTTACTAGTTGGGATTGTGAGGCTTGTTGCTCTGGTGTTGATGTTGCTCGTCGGTTCATCGGTTCACCAGGCGGTAGGAGTTG GTGCTATCAGGCTGCACGACAGAAGGACGCACGGGGAGCAGTGGGCGGAGGAGAGGATGCAGATGAGGTCCTACATGACCATGGACTACACCCGCGTCAAGCGGCGCACGCCCAAGCACAACTGA
- the LOC119364656 gene encoding mitochondrial inner membrane protease ATP23-like — MAAAAGDGGSVPQKTTGAEAPSASDPPVPRHIMPHEECVAGVRSALKDPTVRFLRERMEKAGCTVWPMLIRAATCASAGGYASREGIEVCCNHMEYPDQITQTITHELIHAYDDCVGKNMDWTNCAHHACSEIRANHLSGNCHYKRELMKGFLKIRGHEPECVKRRSLESVKNNPYCSETAAKDAIEAVWNICYNDTRPFDRAP, encoded by the exons ATGGCGGCCGCCGCGGGTGACGGCGGCAGCGTCCCGCAGAAGACCACCGGGGCGGAGGCACCTTCCGCCTCTGACCCGCCCGTACCCCGGCATATCATGCCGCACGAGGAGTGCGTCGCCGGCGTCCGCTCGGCTCTCAAAG ATCCGACGGTGCGGTTCCTGAGGGAGCGGATGGAGAAAGCCGGGTGCACCGTGTGGCCGATGCTGATCCGGGCGGCCACCTGCGCCTCTGCCGGGGGCTACGCAAGCCGCGAGGGG ATAGAAGTTTGCTGTAATCACATGGAATATCCCGATCAGATAACTCAGACCATAACTCATGAGTTAATACATGCTTATGATGACTGTGTTGGCAAGAACATGGACTGGACGAACTGCGCTCACCATGCTTGCTCTGAG ATTCGAGCTAATCATCTTAGTGGCAATTGCCATTACAAACGTGAACTGATGAAAGGCTTCCTGAAGATAAGGGGGCATGAGCCA GAATGTGTTAAAAGACGTTCGCTGGAATCTGTCAAGAACAACCCTTACTGTTCAGAGACAGCTGCAAAAGATGCAATTGAGGCTGTGTGGAATATATGCTACAACGACACACGCCCGTTTGATAGGGCTCCATGA